A region of Ignatzschineria larvae DSM 13226 DNA encodes the following proteins:
- a CDS encoding type II secretion system F family protein: MVRLKREEQLFLMEQLALLLGAGVAIISAVQLLQRMASRRGFRRFLEKSEVQIKSGSPLSEAFANIKGVPKLYIALMQVGESAGKLPMLLSHVVTIEKERQATVRSIKKALLYPLMIFVVAILVLLFILIAVVPTFESLYASSGAELPLLTQNIMSLSQWVLSDAGFRGLLIIFILMGLLLRAYQKSTIFRYQIDRLSLKVPFLRDILIASFNARFGMVMAIMIASGVPMIKGLTLLNAGIDNRYLQKQVALLSQQISTGKSLSFSGENSHIFTDVMLTLIAVGEMSGQLAQSLTKAGEYHQIIVETRITRFIALLDPIALLFVGIIVGIILIALYLPLFSMGMAVG; the protein is encoded by the coding sequence ATGGTGCGATTAAAACGGGAAGAACAACTATTTTTAATGGAACAACTCGCATTATTGTTAGGTGCAGGTGTGGCCATTATTTCTGCTGTGCAGCTACTTCAAAGAATGGCATCTCGTCGAGGGTTTCGGAGGTTTCTTGAGAAATCAGAAGTTCAAATTAAATCTGGATCACCTTTATCAGAGGCTTTTGCGAATATCAAAGGAGTTCCTAAACTCTATATCGCATTAATGCAGGTAGGGGAGAGTGCAGGGAAATTGCCGATGTTACTATCTCATGTCGTGACAATTGAAAAAGAACGACAAGCGACGGTTCGATCTATTAAAAAAGCTCTGTTATATCCTCTCATGATCTTTGTGGTAGCAATACTGGTGCTGTTATTTATATTAATTGCTGTGGTGCCCACATTTGAATCACTCTATGCTTCTAGTGGTGCCGAACTTCCTTTGTTGACGCAAAATATTATGTCGCTTTCTCAATGGGTCTTATCAGATGCCGGTTTTCGAGGGCTATTGATAATTTTTATTCTGATGGGACTGTTATTGAGGGCTTATCAGAAATCAACTATTTTTCGCTATCAAATAGATCGTTTGAGTTTAAAAGTCCCCTTTTTGCGAGATATTCTTATAGCGAGTTTTAATGCAAGATTTGGTATGGTGATGGCGATTATGATCGCATCAGGTGTCCCGATGATAAAGGGGCTAACGTTATTGAATGCTGGTATTGATAACCGCTATTTACAGAAGCAAGTGGCATTATTGTCACAGCAAATAAGCACAGGGAAGTCGCTCTCTTTTTCGGGTGAGAATTCCCACATATTTACCGATGTGATGTTGACATTGATTGCTGTGGGGGAAATGAGTGGTCAACTTGCACAATCGCTTACCAAAGCAGGTGAATATCATCAAATCATTGTTGAAACTCGTATAACTCGATTTATCGCCTTATTAGACCCTATTGCCTTATTATTTGTAGGCATCATTGTCGGCATTATTCTGATAGCGCTCTATCTTCCGTTATTTAGTATGGGAATGGCAGTAGGGTGA